From a single Nostoc sp. MS1 genomic region:
- a CDS encoding sulfurtransferase, which produces MKTKLLISPQELTSLLAEKSLRTAIIDTRSPENYAVAHIPQSINIRDFFTYLLEDSSPIGLKNLQEHFAEIMSKLGIFSGEKIIVYEDAINNGYGQSCRAAFLLKYLGCAQVSILHGGYQAWLAAGLPTTDEVPERESCIFRLRPQAEMMVTTSEMLAALDNPAIIKLDVRDRNEWQGLISSPYGTDFCPRKGRIPNAIWIEWHRFMKTDSGIPMFRSPVEILEICQSVGITSESTVYVYCFKGSRAANTLIALQEAGINARNYFGSWNEWSRDFTLPVDSNVISNV; this is translated from the coding sequence GTGAAAACAAAACTCCTCATTTCTCCTCAAGAACTCACGTCTTTATTAGCAGAAAAATCATTAAGAACAGCCATTATCGATACGCGCAGTCCTGAAAATTATGCTGTTGCTCACATTCCGCAATCTATAAATATTCGAGATTTTTTCACCTATCTTTTAGAAGATTCTTCACCTATAGGTTTAAAGAACTTGCAAGAGCATTTTGCAGAGATTATGAGCAAGTTAGGAATATTTAGTGGGGAAAAGATTATTGTCTATGAAGATGCCATAAATAACGGTTATGGGCAATCTTGTCGAGCCGCTTTTTTACTCAAGTATTTGGGTTGCGCTCAAGTTTCGATTCTGCATGGAGGATATCAAGCTTGGTTGGCGGCTGGTTTACCCACTACAGATGAAGTTCCTGAAAGAGAAAGCTGCATTTTTAGATTGCGTCCTCAAGCTGAAATGATGGTGACTACGAGCGAGATGTTAGCAGCACTTGATAACCCAGCAATTATAAAATTAGATGTGCGCGATCGCAACGAATGGCAAGGGCTAATTTCTTCTCCTTACGGTACTGATTTTTGCCCCCGCAAAGGCAGGATACCCAATGCTATCTGGATAGAATGGCATCGGTTTATGAAAACTGATTCTGGCATACCTATGTTCCGTTCGCCAGTAGAAATTTTAGAGATTTGTCAATCAGTTGGTATTACTTCTGAGTCTACAGTGTATGTATACTGCTTTAAAGGTTCTAGAGCAGCTAACACACTAATTGCTCTGCAAGAAGCTGGAATAAACGCTAGAAATTATTTTGGTTCTTGGAATGAATGGTCACGCGATTTTACTTTACCCGTTGATAGTAATGTAATTAGTAATGTATAA
- a CDS encoding DsbA family protein, which produces MRQLFRHLRNWMIFSLLCLVLTWSLPAQAASSNSQLEKQVIQILREHPEVIIESVQAYQQQQQQKVNEAREEFLQKLKTDAKGVIGNSPVTGASESKAVLVEFSDFQCPYCAEAHKTLKQLIAKHQGEVTLVYKNLPLIPIHDQAMPAARAAWAANQQGKFWEYHDALFTNQKQLGETLYLDIAKKLNLDLEKFNSDRRLADAAISEDIQLAQNLGVAGTPFFVMNSKTFSGGIQLSDIESKLAEAS; this is translated from the coding sequence ATGCGTCAATTATTTCGACATCTACGTAATTGGATGATATTCAGCTTACTGTGCTTAGTTTTAACTTGGTCTTTACCAGCACAAGCAGCCAGTAGCAATTCCCAACTAGAAAAGCAAGTCATACAAATTCTTCGAGAACACCCGGAAGTAATTATCGAATCTGTCCAGGCCTATCAGCAGCAACAACAACAAAAAGTAAACGAAGCCAGGGAAGAATTTTTACAAAAACTGAAAACCGATGCCAAAGGTGTCATAGGTAATTCCCCTGTGACTGGTGCATCTGAATCAAAAGCAGTATTAGTAGAATTTTCTGATTTTCAGTGTCCCTACTGTGCTGAGGCGCATAAAACATTGAAACAACTAATAGCAAAACATCAGGGTGAAGTCACACTGGTTTACAAAAACCTACCTTTGATACCCATTCATGACCAAGCTATGCCAGCAGCAAGAGCAGCTTGGGCGGCAAACCAGCAAGGTAAGTTTTGGGAATATCATGATGCTTTGTTTACCAATCAAAAACAACTTGGTGAAACTTTATATTTAGATATTGCCAAAAAACTCAACCTTGATTTAGAGAAGTTTAACAGCGATCGCCGTCTTGCTGATGCGGCAATTAGTGAAGATATCCAATTAGCTCAAAATTTAGGTGTTGCTGGCACACCTTTCTTCGTGATGAACAGCAAAACTTTCTCTGGTGGCATACAGCTATCAGATATAGAAAGTAAATTAGCTGAGGCTAGTTAA
- a CDS encoding tetratricopeptide repeat protein, translating to MRNNFTQYITITIVFASLTAFLLTNDFYLSLRFLGFLINLLCFWLFLYIDIIIHEFGHAIAGWIVKFPIKKITIGLGHNLFKYKFKETTLVVNQGLQGGLTHPGTISPDFLRLRYFFFILGGVGLQAIAMGLVMAITSAIESIYPQALSNDSLLSSIVDSFFVSNWILIVINLLPFKANMMGVPMPTDGLQLLTIFFMNQQKIQEILLSGKILEGLEYIEEKKFTQAELLFRECIASNSTYLIPKINLSVALIRQQKLDEAITLLSALLKDLEKNPFQLFIFNNLAWIYLLKGLNQPELLNLANEYSEKAIKISNQSAYVVGTRACVLIELGEVDEGIKLLKGRVNLNRAVNETTNSVMGFLYLAYAYYLKGDKKQSQKYWQKIINNKDLKSSEYKLLFDHVLKKTNHFGMS from the coding sequence ATGAGAAATAATTTTACACAATATATAACTATTACCATAGTATTTGCAAGTCTAACTGCTTTTTTGTTAACAAATGATTTTTATTTATCATTAAGATTTTTAGGCTTTTTAATCAATCTTTTATGCTTCTGGTTATTCCTCTATATTGATATTATTATTCATGAGTTTGGTCACGCGATCGCGGGTTGGATTGTCAAATTCCCAATCAAAAAAATTACCATTGGTTTAGGACATAATCTCTTTAAATATAAATTTAAAGAAACAACTTTAGTAGTTAATCAAGGGCTACAAGGTGGTTTAACTCATCCTGGGACAATTTCCCCTGATTTCTTGCGATTGCGTTACTTTTTCTTCATTTTAGGTGGAGTTGGATTGCAGGCGATCGCAATGGGTTTAGTGATGGCTATAACTTCAGCAATAGAAAGCATTTATCCCCAGGCTTTAAGTAATGATTCCTTGCTTTCGTCGATAGTAGATAGTTTCTTCGTTTCTAATTGGATATTGATTGTTATCAACCTGCTTCCTTTCAAGGCAAATATGATGGGTGTTCCCATGCCTACCGATGGGTTACAGCTTCTAACAATCTTTTTCATGAATCAACAGAAAATCCAAGAAATTTTATTGTCTGGCAAGATTTTAGAAGGATTAGAATATATAGAAGAAAAGAAATTTACCCAGGCAGAATTACTTTTCCGTGAATGTATTGCTAGTAATTCTACATATTTAATCCCTAAAATAAATCTTTCCGTTGCACTCATCCGCCAACAAAAATTAGATGAGGCGATCACCTTGCTATCTGCTCTGCTTAAAGATTTAGAAAAAAATCCATTTCAGTTATTCATCTTTAATAATTTAGCTTGGATTTATCTCTTAAAAGGTTTAAATCAACCAGAGCTTCTTAATTTAGCTAATGAGTATTCTGAAAAAGCCATTAAGATTAGTAATCAATCTGCGTATGTTGTTGGCACTAGAGCTTGCGTGTTAATTGAGCTTGGAGAAGTTGATGAAGGCATTAAACTTTTAAAAGGGCGGGTTAATCTTAATCGAGCCGTTAATGAAACTACAAATTCGGTGATGGGTTTTTTATATTTAGCCTATGCTTACTATCTTAAAGGTGATAAAAAGCAATCTCAAAAATATTGGCAAAAAATTATTAATAATAAAGACTTGAAGTCTAGCGAATATAAACTATTATTCGACCATGTTTTAAAGAAAACAAACCATTTTGGTATGTCATAA